The following proteins are co-located in the Apium graveolens cultivar Ventura chromosome 5, ASM990537v1, whole genome shotgun sequence genome:
- the LOC141660597 gene encoding uncharacterized protein LOC141660597: MTTNTKWPEIQRILKFLPGVDVVDAPDVVARVFKMKVDQLLDQIKNKNCFGRCIGVMHVIEFQKHGLPHAHMLIWLHPNDRPKTTEQIDKMVSAEIPDPSIDPVGYEAVKNYMIHGPCGTDCIKSPCMVKGRCIKHFPKRYNSHTYFDDRGFPIYKRGKTGITVKKKGIDLDNRWFFFVYGSGGCGKTFLWQTLCCRLRSEHKIVLPIASCGIASVLLLRGRTAHSRFHIPLKLDENCSAGLRHGTDISELLQRTDLIIWEEAPMQHHHAFKCVDRSLRDIMSAIDKSRTKKPFGGITIVFGGDFRQILPVIPKASRAEVVCSTLNKSKLWESCEVFLLKQNMRLNAGNSDLENKTIADFSKWQLAVGDGKETNISPSPDTGNDDNDFRSAFPVEYLNSINMPCIPKHELKLKVGVVVILMRNLNQIMGLCNGTRMFVKSCRKNSIECEILCGSHVGTKHLIPRIEIIPSDTNWPFEFKRVQFPIQICYAMTINKSQGQSLDTVGLYLPKAAFSHEHIYVAISRVTRPEGLHILIDSCDSINTDITNNVVFEEVFYNLPSVDN; this comes from the exons ATGACCACTAACACAAAATGGCCTGAAATTCAGAGGATATTAAAGTTTCTACCTGGTGTTGATGTTGTTGACGCACCCGACGTCGTTGCAAGGGTATTTAAAATGAAAGTTGACCAACTTCTTGATCAAATAAAAAATAAGAACTGCTTTGGACGTTGTATTGGAG TAATGCACGTCATAGAGTTTCAAAAGCATGGATTGCCACATGCTCACATGCTAATATGGTTGCATCCAAACGATCGTCCCAAAACAACTGAACAAATAGATAAAAtggtttctgcagaaattcctgACCCAAGTATTGATCCAGTTGGTTACGAAGCTGTGAAGAATTATATGATCCACGGACCATGTGGCACTGACTGTATCAAGTCTCCATGTATGGTTAAAGGCCGTTGTATTAAACATTTTCCTAAAAG GTATAATTCTCACACATACTTTGACGACCGTGGCTTTCCCATCTATAAGAGGGGGAAAACTGGAATTACCGTAAAGAAAAAGGGAATTGACCTGGATAATCG GTGGTTTTTCTTTGTTTACGGAAGTGGAGGATGTGGAAAGACTTTCTTGTGGCAGACACTGTGTTGTCGATTACGATCAGAGCATAAGATTGTGCTTCCCATTGCCTCATGTGGTATAGCTTCCGTGTTGCTTCTTCGTGGAAGAACCGCACACTCCCGCTTTCACATTCCACTCAAGCTTGATGAAAATTGTTCTGCCGGTTTAAGACACGGGACTGATATTTCTGAGCTACTTCAGCGAACTGATTTAATAATTTGGGAAGAGGCTCCTATGCAACATCATCATGCTTTTAAATGCGTTGATCGATCCTTGAGAGATATTATGTCTGCTATTGATAAAAGTAGAACTAAAAAGCCATTTGGTGGTATAACCATTGTTTTTGGTGGAGATTTTAGGCAGATACTTCCTGTCATTCCAAAAGCGTCAAGGGCTGAAGTTGTCTGCTCTACCCTCAATAAATCCAAGCTTTGGGAATCCTGTGAAGTATTTTTATTGAAGCAAAACATGCGGCTTAATGCAGGAAATAGTGATTTGGAGAACAAAACCATTGCGGACTTTAGCAAGTGGCAGCTTGCTGTCGGTGATGGCAAAGAAACCAATATTTCTCCAAGTCCAGACACTG GTAATGATGATAATGATTTCAGATCCGCTTTTCCAGTTGAGTATCTAAACTCTATCAATATGCCTTGCATTCCTAAGCATGAGTTAAAATTGAAGGTAGGAGTTGTCGTCATACTTATGAGAAACTTAAACCAGATCATGGGATTATGCAATGGTACAAGAATGTTTGTGAAATCCTGTAGGAAGAACAGTATTGAATGTGAGATTTTGTGTGGCTCTCATGTTGGAACGAAACATCTAATTCCTAGAATTGAGATAATTCCAAGTGATACGAACTGGCCGTTTGAATTTAAACGCGTTCAGTTTCCGATTCAAATATGTTATGCCATGACGATTAACAAAAGTCAGGGACAATCACTTGATACGGTTGGGCTTTACCTTCCTAAAGCAGCTTTCTCGCACGAACACATTTATGTTGCTATATCCAGAGTAACACGACCTGAAGGTCTCCATATTCTCATAGATAGTTGTGATAGTATTAACACAGATATTACAAATAATGTAGTTTTTGAGGAAGTGTTTTACAATCTTCCAAGTGTAGATAATTGA